One Branchiostoma lanceolatum isolate klBraLanc5 chromosome 18, klBraLanc5.hap2, whole genome shotgun sequence DNA window includes the following coding sequences:
- the LOC136423937 gene encoding low-density lipoprotein receptor-related protein 2-like → MDGTNHSTIISNLTDPHMVTIDYNDNRLYYCDDYSIYSSDLFGNNRRVHFSEEGSRILGVAVDYNYIYWISSTRTTRQVGLISKFKKTPMILYDGLQSPFDISVSTASTALTAKITNGCPTGYDQHGDGCFKVYYVRSPYNRARELCAAEWGSLAMPKNSYVDNFLLKLDNADQTTPLWFGLTKQQGDWRWEDGTPHDPDVDWNNWKQGELVESQRQQSCALYDRLQNSWVEELCSSGQNFICQLTRDVVCPLGFHHCGHKYTCFESWKRCDGNQDCSDNSDEDGCDCVPIPEFFQQDDRLAILPNLLGHRTFDEIKNSSVVDLLNSSLSIPGEYHPELAEFTSTIIFPRCLLADPNCPSLLSAANTDDTTAEKTPDKTSDKTTADETTPDAITSCT, encoded by the exons ACAATCGTCTATATTACTGTGATGATTACAGCATCTACAGTTCGGATCTCTTCGGAAACAACAGACGTGTACATTTTTCTGAAGAAGGGAGCAGAATCCTAGGAGTCGCGGTGGACTATAACTACATCTACTGGATCTCCTCGACAAGGACAACTCGACAAGTTGGATT GATATCCAAGTTTAAGAAGACTCCGATGATCCTGTATGATGGTCTTCAATCCCCATTCGACATTTCCGTGTCCACAGCATCCACTGCACTGACTGCAAAGATCACCAATG GTTGTCCTACTGGCTATGACCAACACGGGGACGGATGCTTCAAGGTGTATTACGTACGCAGTCCCTACAACCGGGCCAGGGAGTTGTGTGCGGCCGAGTGGGGATCCTTAGCCATGCCGAAGAACAGCTACGTCGATAACTTCTTATTAAAACTGGACAACGCTGATCAGACAACACCCTTGTGGTTTGGCTTGACCAAGCAGCAAGGTGATTGGAGATGGGAAGATGGGACGCCACATGACCCCGATGTAGACTGGAACAACTGGAAACAGGGGGAGCTCGTGGAGAGCCAAAGACAGCAATCCTGTGCACTCTACGATAGACTACAGAACAGCTGGGTTGAAGAGTTGTGTTCCTCTGGTCAGAACTTCATCTGCCAGCTAACAAGGG ATGTCGTTTGTCCTCTTGGATTCCATCACTGTGGACACAAATATACCTGCTTCGAATCATGGAAGCGTTGTGATGGGAACCAGGACTGTTCGGACAACAGTGATGAGGACGGCTGTG ATTGCGTTCCAATTCCAGAGTTCTTTCAGCAGGACGATAGACTTGCTATACTACCAAATCTGTTGGGTCATAGGACGTTTGACGAGATAAAGAACTCTTCGGTTGTTGACCTGTTAAACAGCTCACTCAGCATCCCAGGGGAATACCATCCAGAACTCGCAGAATTCACATCTACTATCATTTTCCCTCGGTGTCTTCTCGCCGACCCGAACTGCCCTTCACTTCTGTCTGCTGCAAACACAGACGACACAACGGCAGAAAAAACGCCAGACAAAACTTCAGACAAAACAACGGCAGATGAAACAACGCCAGACGCAATAACGTCATGCACGTGA
- the LOC136423938 gene encoding neuronal acetylcholine receptor subunit alpha-5-like has protein sequence MNYRGEWNTTASGEKCIEWSDTRNNYFSKTYTWANLDLDYCRNPSGLQRPFCITEDGRQEECDIIPCNVKTCWDRGPPIYGDRRPNKRFYTIGERVTYTCQEGYILEAGSPREVRCLEGPKSGIWEFDKPICTDNYNHRLLKDLFLSYSANVAPTNVTISFAGFLEQIIDMEEKKEQLVAAVTIHFTWLDKRLKWFPGYYEGIESISIPAYNVWTPPLNLKRNSNPGYQGLETDVPVRLSKDGQVEWSVETLTTTVCDADPFLFPVDTTECHICFSASAAIEHTIRKFRYIFRK, from the exons ATGAACTACCGTGGGGAATGGAATACGACTGCGTCCGGGGAAAAGTGTATTGAATGGTCAGATACCCGGAATAATTACTTCTCGAAGACGTACACCTGGGCTAACCTTGACCTGGACTACTGCCGCAACCCGTCAGGTCTCCAGCGCCCATTCTGTATCACCGAAGACGGCAGACAAGAGGAATGTGACATCATTCCATGTA ATGTCAAAACATGCTGGGACAGAGGTCCTCCGATATACGGCGACAGACGCCCAAACAAGAGGTTCTACACCATAGGGGAGAGGGTCACTTATACTTGTCAAGAAGGATACATCCTCGAAGCCGGCTCTCCCAGGGAAGTGAGATGCTTGGAAGGACCCAAATCTGGCATCTGGGAATTCGACAAACCCATTTGTACAG ACAACTATAACCATAGGCTACTGAAGGACCTATTCCTGTCGTATAGTGCAAACGTGGCACCTACGAATGTGACCATAAGCTTCGCTGGATTCTTGGAACAAATCATCGACATG GAGGAAAAGAAAGAACAGCTTGTGGCTGCCGTTACCATCCATTTT ACATGGTTGGACAAACGCTTGAAATGGTTCCCAGGTTACTACGAAGGCATTGAGAGCATCAGCATTCCCGCCTACAATGTCTGGACTCCGCCACTTAACTTGAAAAGAAA TTCCAACCCTGGCTACCAAGGCCTAGAAACAGACGTACCGGTCCGACTCTCCAAAGATGGGCAGGTAGAGTGGAGTGTTGAAACTCTGACAACCACCGTCTGTGATGCAGACCCCTTCCTGTTCCCAGTGGACACCACCGAATGCCACATCTGTTTTTCTGCATCTGCGGCGATTGAGCATACCATTCGTAAGTTTAGATAtatcttccgaaaataa
- the LOC136423939 gene encoding uncharacterized protein, whose translation MEGEWYQRNMFLVKHNREACFVLYLSRIPMFHIATTVGPCVILVVLMTITFVMPIDRGDRVSFGVTILLSMVVSLVFVTEVLPVKGALPFFATLIIVCMALMGIFLFITMAVIMIHDKDGSLSPVKKIVFLRYISRMLFLGDLTEDEGGTDGEAEPTNRPTVKATNYELHSDEVTVVNERDETGMNTSDLEKTTQSSTPHTSLESARSSDASSLSSCAVTVINEIEEQDKMLKNKEKEEELAKAVEVGKDDPATIVEDGNEEPNKAVEVEKEEQTKAVENGDREPTKAVEVGKEEPTKAVEIGKEEPTKAVEIGKEEPTKAVEKAENTTPTMAEEVGKEEATKEVEVGKERATKAEENGEMEPTKAVEVGKEGPIMIVEVGKEMPPKAVGVGKGDLTKAVEVGKDEPTKAVEVGKEEPTKAVEVGKEEPIKAVEVGKEEPIKAVEVGKEEPTKAVEVGKEEPIKAVEVGKEEPTKAVEVGKEELNMAVEVGKEEPTKAVEVGKEEPTKAVEFGKEEPTKAVEVGKEEPTKAVEVGKEELTKAVEDVKEEPLMAVEVRKEEPTKAIEVGKKGHTKTAEVGKKGPTKAAEDGEEGPILAAEVGKEGPVEVGKVEPTKSVEDGKNESTNAVEVGKDEPTKAGKEGIGKKKLSNVTMNEVRNQKESLEEMIKAAKNEEELIEVENDLEILIMALKKKEAQIVMKDVEVNESGAVVKDEERELSLAEKTEVENLTAIRNKIRDVTKMIKNETGQLTKEIKSKLQKLTKPPKMEEKAKDYTRLTKVLDRMCLVSYIVSIAVSIPLAMYFGK comes from the exons ATGGAGGGAGAGTGGTATCAGAGGAATATGTTCCTGGTCAAACACAACAGGGAAGCGTGTTTTGTGTTATACCTGTCGAGGATCCCTATGTTCCACATCGCCACTACTGTTGGACCCTGCGTCATCCTGGTTGTACTGATGACCATCACCTTCGTCATGCCAATCGACAGGGGAGACCGGGTCTCCTTCGGAGTGACCATTCTACTCTCCATGGTCGTGTCTCTCGTGTTTGTCACAGAGGTGCTTCCTGTCAAGGGAGCACTGCCATTTTTCG CAACCCTGATCATCGTATGCATGGCCCTGATGGGGATCTTCCTCTTCATCACCATGGCCGTCATCATGATCCACGACAAGGACGGAAGTCTGTCTCCGGTGAAGAAGATCGTTTTTCTCCGCTACATTTCAAG GATGCTATTCTTGGGAGATCTTACAGAGGATGAGGGTGGTACTGATGGAGAGGCTGAACCGACCAACCGGCCTACCGTAAAGGCGACCAACTACGAACTCCACAGTGATGAAGTTACAGTGGTCAACGAAAGGGACGAAACAGGGATGAATACAAGTGATCTCGAGAAGACGACACAATCATCGACGCCCCATACATCTCTGGAGTCCGCCCGTTCGTCAGACGCAAGCAGCCTGAGCTCATGTGCTGTGACGGTAATAAACGAGATTGAGGAACAGGACAAGATGTTGAAGAACAAAGAAAAGGAAGAGGAACTGGCCAAGGCAGTAGAGGTTGGGAAGGACGATCCGGCCACAATAGTAGAGGATGGCAACGAGGAGCCAAACAAGGCAGTAGAGGTCGAGAAAGAGGAGCAAACGAAGGCAGTAGAGAATGGAGACAGGGAGCCGACCAAGGCAGTAGAGGTCGGGAAGGAGGAGCCGACCAAGGCAGTAGAGATCGGGAAGGAGGAGCCGACCAAGGCAGTAGAGATCGGGAAGGAGGAGCCGACCAAGGCAGTAGAGAAGGCTGAAAACACGACACCGACCATGGCTGAAGAGGTCGGGAAGGAGGAGGCAACCAAGGAAGTAGAGGTTGGGAAAGAGCGGGCGACCAAGGCTGAAGAGAATGGAGAAATGGAGCCGACCAAGGCTGTAGAGGTCGGGAAGGAGGGGCCGATCATGATTGTAGAGGTTGGGAAGGAGATGCCTCCCAAGGCAGTAGGGGTCGGGAAGGGGGATCTGACCAAGGCAGTAGAGGTTGGAAAGGACGAGCCGACTAAGGCTGTAGAGGTCGGGAAGGAGGAGCCGACCAAGGCAGTAGAGGTCGGGAAGGAGGAGCCGATCAAGGCAGTAGAGGTCGGGAAGGAGGAGCCGATCAAGGCAGTAGAGGTCGGGAAGGAGGAGCCGACCAAGGCAGTAGAGGTCGGGAAGGAGGAGCCGATCAAGGCAGTAGAGGTCGGGAAGGAGGAGCCGACCAAGGCAGTAGAGGTCGGGAAGGAGGAACTGAATATGGCAGTAGAGGTCGGGAAGGAGGAGCCGACCAAGGCAGTAGAGGTCGGGAAGGAGGAGCCGACCAAGGCAGTAGAGTTCGGGAAGGAGGAGCCGACCAAGGCAGTAGAGGTCGGGAAAGAGGAGCCGACCAAGGCAGTAGAGGTGGGGAAGGAGGAGCTGACCAAGGCGGTAGAGGATGTGAAGGAAGAGCCATTAATGGCAGTAGAGGTCAGGAAGGAGGAGCCGACCAAGGCAATAGAAGTTGGGAAGAAGGGGCATACCAAGACAGCAGAGGTCGGAAAGAAGGGGCCGACCAAGGCAGCAGAAGATGGGGAGGAGGGGCCGATCTTGGCAGCAGAGGTCGGGAAGGAGGGACCAGTAGAAGTCGGGAAGGTTGAGCCGACCAAGTCGGTAGAGGACGGGAAGAATGAGTCGACCAATGCAGTAGAGGTTGGAAAAGACGAGCCGACCAAGGCCGGGAAGGAAGGAATTGGAAAGAAGAAGCTGAGCAATGTGACGATGAATGAAGTGCGCAATCAAAAAGAGAGCCTTGAGGAGATGATTAAGGCGGCAAAGAACGAAGAGGAGCTTATTGAGGTTGAGAATGATTTAGAAATTCTAATCATGGCCTTAAAGAAGAAGGAAGCACAGATAGTGATGAAGGATGTCGAGGTGAATGAGTCTGGTGCTGTGGTCAAGGACGAGGAGAGGGAGCTATCATTGGCGGAAAAGACCGAAGTGGAAAACTTGACCGCGATAAGGAACAAGATAAGGGATGTGACCAAGATGATAAAGAATGAGACAGGGCAACTGACCAAGGAAATAAAGAGCAAATTACAGAAGCTGACCAAGCCACCAAAGATGGAGGAGAAGGCAAAGGATTACACTCGGCTGACAAAGGTCTTGGACAGGATGTGTCTTGTCTCCTACATCGTCAGCATCGCAGTGTCCATTCCCCTGGCCATGTATTTCGGCAAGTAA
- the LOC136424311 gene encoding trans-L-3-hydroxyproline dehydratase-like, which translates to MTFDQVVNASMEESKQDAIFNCSESSPFVIKTVEMHTGGEPLRIITDGYPKIEGKTILEKRVYVRDNLDVFRRRLMWEPRGHDDMFGALLVDPDERDADIGVLFMHNEGYGTMCGHACIGLGRYAVDRGIVPAKSPQTELVIQCPTGLVKLWVDYQYGKIGRVRFHSVPAFVFALDQEVDVPNYGRVKVDIAYGGVFYAILPDSSLGLDLRTAPVQAVKNAAGAVAEAVRKAVPLRHPEHPDLAFLYGTIITDGRDEYEPTPALNTCVSGVSVDRSPCGSGVTARVAIQYRRGQIDPSKERQFVSAATGSIFTGRPVRETKWGEFDAVIVEVAGHAHYIGTAEFTVEQADPLKNGFLVK; encoded by the exons ATGACCTTTGACCAGGTCGTAAACGCCAGCATGGAAGAATCAAAGCAAGACGCGATTTTCAATTGCTCCGAATCGTCTCCGTTTGTGATCAAGACCGTCGAGATGCACACAGGTGGCGAGCCCCTGCGAATCATCACCGACGGATACCCTAAAATCGAAGGGAAAACCATTCTAGAGAAGCGAGTGTACGTTCGGGATAACCTCGATGTTTTCCGACGGAGGTTGATGTGGGAACCGAGAGGCCACGATGACATGTTCGGGGCCCTGCTGGTAGATCCAGACGAGCGCGACGCCGATATAGGCGTGCTTTTCATGCACAACGAAGGCTATGGTACCATGTGTGGGCACGCTTGTATAGGACTGGGACGGTATGCAGTAGACAGGGGAATAGTCCCGGCGAAAAGTCCACAGACCGAACTGGTGATTCAGTGTCCAACCGGTCTGGTGAAACTCTGGGTGGATTATCAATACGGAAAAATTGGGCGTGTCCG atTTCACAGTGTTCCAGCGTTTGTCTTTGCACTCGACCAAGAAGTGGACGTTCCCAACTACGGGCGGGTGAAGGTAGACATCGCTTACGGAGGAGTATTCTACGCCATTCTCCCTGATAGTTCTCTCGGGTTAGATCTCCGTACAGCTCCTGTCCAAGCCGTCAAGAACGCTGCCGGAGCAGTAGCAGAAGCCGTGAGGAAGGCTGTGCCGCTACGCCACCCGGAACACCCGGACCTGGCGTTCCTGTACGGGACGATCATAACGGACGGGCGGGACGAGTACGAACCGACGCCGGCGCTTAACACCTGTGTGTCCGGTGTGTCCGTGGACCGGTCTCCGTGTGGATCGGGTGTGACGGCAAGAGTTGCCATACAG TACCGCCGTGGACAGATCGACCCGTCCAAAGAGCGACAGTTCGTGAGCGCTGCCACAGGATCCATTTTCACAGGCCGGCCCGTGAGAGAGACAAAGTGGGGCGAGTTCGATGCTGTCATCGTGGAAGTGGCGGGGCATGCGCACTACATCGGAACCGCTGAGTTTACTGTCGAGCAGGCCGACCCGCTGAAAAATGGCTTTCTTGTCAAGTGA
- the LOC136424441 gene encoding methyltransferase-like protein 27, which produces MLAKTTTSLDTHHDPNSTPEGTAKCYNDWSGTYDREIMTQLSCTGPRECADSLEKALDGSTRKEVRILDVAAGTGLVAERLVRKGFTNIDAVDGSQGMLDLAEKKQIYRRLICDFVGPNPLDIENDTYDAIACCAGFAAGHMKDDCLPELIRVVKPGGYIVLTFREEWLHQYEEYKDKLEPAMARLQDQGLWERVSREIFPNYYPGKDGITIVYKVL; this is translated from the exons ATGTTGGCAAAAACGACTACGTCCCTAGACACGCATCACGACCCCAACTCGACCCCAGAAGGGACTGCAAAATGTTACAACGACTGGTCCGGGACCTATGACCGG GAGATAATGACGCAGCTAAGCTGTACTGGTCCCAGGGAGTGCGCCGactctttggagaaagccctggACGGCTCAACCCGCAAGGAGGTTCGTATTCTGGACGTCGCGGCTGGGACTGGACTGGTCGCTGAAAGG CTGGTCAGGAAGGGATTTACCAACATAGACGCGGTAGACGGGAGTCAGGGAATGCTGGATCTCGCCGAGAAGAAGCAGATCTACCGCCGACTCATCTGTGACTTTGTCGGACCGAACCCGCTGGACATCGAAAACG ACACATATGACGCCATTGCCTGCTGTGCTGGCTTCGCCGCAGGCCACATGAAAGACGACTGTTTACCTGAGCTCATACGGGTCGTCAAACCAG GCGGCTACATCGTCCTCACGTTCCGCGAGGAGTGGTTGCACCAGTACGAGGAATACAAGGATAAGCTGGAGCCCGCCATGGCCCGCTTGCAAGACCAGGGGCTCTGGGAGCGAGTCAGCCGGGAGATCTTTCCCAACTACTACCCAGGCAAGGACGGGATAACCATCGTCTACAAGGTCCTGTAG